The Ziziphus jujuba cultivar Dongzao chromosome 5, ASM3175591v1 genome segment CTACATGACTGACTTTCAAGCAAAGATATTTGTCATTAGTGGTGAAACTACACCTTGATGTGGTTTTCATGTTAGTGAGAATTAACATATTTCTTAAATTTCACCTGACATGAGGTTTGTTTGAGCGGACAGAAAACGTGACACTAGGAAGATTAAGTGTGCAAGTAGCCAGTTCTGtcaatttttaatgtttttttcacAAGGACCATTGTTTTCCTCTCTCGTCACATTAGACCGGACAGGTGCATTTTCCTTTTGGTTCCAGTCTTCCAGATTTGTGTTATTCGTGGAGAATTCAACAATATTTCATGGTTCAACATCAGTGGATGAAATTACATTAAAACCAAATTGTAAAAGCTGAAAGAAAATGTTGGCCTATTATATGTACGTTATAGTATACATATGTACCATGTGTATACGCACGTGCACAAGCATATATGTATCTTATTATtggattttccaaaatcatttaGGACTAGAAATATTATAATCTTTTATAAATGACTCTATCTTATGAAGAAGTGCAACCTTGACTTTAAAGCTTCAGTTTTGTCCAGGGAAAATGCAAGCTAAATCTTCAGAGATCAAGGGCAAAGAAAGTTACCAGCAAAGTAAACTGTAACTTACTGAAAGTGGAAGATGACATAAATGATGAAGCATGCGAGTTAGTCTATGGTGTGGAACTTTCTATTGGTGAGGGTGATGATAACATCCAAGCTCATCTCTTCAAGGCAGTAAAGAACAACAATGAAACTGGGTTACTGCTCTTGTCTGATATTTTTGGCTTTGAAGATACAGCAACAAGGGACTTCGCGTATCGTGTTGCTTGCAATGGTTACAAGTATGGCATGTTGCTTAActttaaatgattattatatgcaaatgaatatttaactttctgCAAGTTGCAAAGGGTACTTATTTTATGCAAGAATGATCAGATTGTGCATGCGTCTTGAAAAAGAGCTGCCTTTGATACCAAATCCAGTGCATGTGACTTTGTTGCTCCTCCTATAGTCCTTCAGAACAATGTTCTGGAATACAATTTTGAACCCTATATAATTATTCTTCTTTAACAAAACTGCAGTGTACTTCTTCCTGACCTATTTCGTGGAGATCCATGGGCAAAGAATCGACCAAAAACTTTGTTTGAAGAGTGGATTGCGAAACAAGACCCTCAGAGGATTGCAAAAGATATTTCCACATCAACAAACTGGATGATTGAAGAATTTTTGGCTGCAGGAATTTCAAAGAAACTTGGCTTGATAGGATTTTGCTTTGGAGGTGGCAAAGTGATTGAGGTGCTAGCCCGAGACCAGGGCACGCATTTTGGAATCGGGGTCTCCTtttatggtacaaggatggacCTGTCTGTAGCATCTAATATTAAGGTTCCTGTGCTGTTTATTTCAGGAGATGATGACCCACTTTGCCCCGTCACTGTCCTCAAGGATGCTGAGAAAAGAATAGGTAGAGGTTCAAGGGTAGAGATTTTCCAGGGAAGAGGTCATGGCTTTGTACACCGACCAGAATCTCCTGAAGAAGATGGGGATGCAGAGCGGGCTTTCGTGATGATGAGAAATTGGTTACATGATGGTTTGGTTGCAAAGAACAGTGAAATTGTAAATCCTCTGTAGGATAGAAATATGGAAGCTTGGTTGTAAAGAAGTGATAAACTTGAAAATTGGCTATATGATTAACTTCTGTACACTCATGTTATAGCTGAAAgttaataaagttaataaatttGTCGCTGCTAATGGTGATGATGAAGTGTCATTTATTCTACTTTCTGGACTCATAGCTCACATGTTtggtttgaagataaagcctcATCATTGTGATAATAGAGACTTGGGTTAGGATTAATTTAGACATCAAATTGACTATTAGATGCTCCATCAACTGTCATAACTTATATGTtttgtctttgtttttgttttgttttgttttgttttttttttttttttggttatttttttgttttttgttttttttttttttttgggtgctgtTTATGTAATACTTAATAGTGATCAAGTTATGTGGGATTGTACCGTTCTGCGTTTGGTTCAGCTGTTGTGATTGTACACCTTTTTTGACATCATACTGGTTTTGATTTTCAAAGGCTTTGAATGACAATATATTTTATCCGGTCTTAAAGTAGAGAAAACATCAATATAGTTTTGAATTGCATAATACATAACCACatgttttttttaaaccaaactTCCACCAAATTTTTTAGAATGAACtagtttcatctttttttttttttttttcccactgtATTAGTAAATTTGCAGTTTATAAAACAGAAGAGGGATTGAATTGCCCCATCTTCTGCGGACGTTTGACTAAACCAAACctatatgataaaataataagataatttaaacaaaaataaaaaataaaaataaaatccataaatagaATACTCGGCATCAGACAAGCCACAAAATAGTCTCTAAGCTGAGCAGAGGAGAGAGCAGAGACAAAAGGGAGGCAGAAAGAAAGCACAGAATAGTCCAGAGGAGGCTGTGAAACAGAGCAGGTGAGGGATCATGCCAAAACCCTAatgattttttcttgttttaggcCAAAGCTACCGATTTTGACACTCACTTACCGTTCTCTCATCCTATCTTCTCTCTGTAATCACTTCTCCACATTCTCACccatctcttcttcttcttccctgaTTCGCCATATCTCCAACGCCTTCCTTCATGGTAACTTCAAGCTCTTGGACCCATCTCTCATCTCTCAGCTTCAAACCAACCACCTCCACCATGTTCTTCTTGCCCTCCGAACCAACCCTATTTCAGCCATTCGCTTTTTTGAATGGTCTCGACGATGTCTGGGCTTGCATCACACGCCAAGCTCGTATTGTGGCCTTCTTCATGTGCTTCTCCGGCACCGGATGTTTGGCCCCGCGAGACAAGTTTTCGATGAAATGGTTGGGGAATTTGGTACCAACTTTGATGTTTCTCGGTTATTCTTTGAGGGTTTTAAGATTTATGGTCCTGGTTATTGTGATATTTGTAGCTTTTTCATTGACAGTTGTTTCCGTAATAAGATGATTGCTCTGTCTGTGGACACATTCAAGCATGTTTCTAAATTGGGTATTCCAATTTCTTCCAGCACTTTATTTAGAATGTTGGGTTCTCTTGTTGGTTCAAATTGTTTGGATGAGATTCTTGATGTTTATGGAGATATGGGTAGAGTAGTAAAAGGAGAACATCATTGTGTATATGGTTTTGTTGTGGATGGTTTTCTGAACAAGGGTGAAGTTGAAATGGCTTTGAATTTTCACCAGGGGGTGGTTGAGAGAGGCTTCATGCTTGATATTGTGGCTTGCAATAAAGTTTTAAAGAGCCTCTGTAACAAAAATCAGATAGCAGTTGCTGATGATTTGTTTGATAAAATACTTAGAGTCGGTCCGACACCAAATGTGGTGACATTTAGCGTTTTGATTAGTGCATACTGTAAGGATACAAAATTGGAAGAAGCATTTCAACTGTATAAGCTAATGGTAGCTAGGGGTATAAAGCCAGATCTAATTGTGTATAGTATCCTTATTGATGGTTTCTTTAGGGCTGGAAAATTGGAGGAAGGACATGAGATTCTTTCAGTGGCATCGGATAGTGGCATTAAGTTGGATGTAGTGATTTTCAGTTCAATCATGGATGCGCATGTGAGAAATGGAGATTTTGAGAAGGTACTTGATATATACAAAACCATGCTGAAAGAGGGGATTTCACCTAATATTGTTAGTTATAGTATTCTCATAAAAGGGTTTTGTGAGGATGGTAAGATCATGGAAGCTTGTGGAATATGGGGTCAGATTTTGAAGCGTGGTTTTACACCATCCATTTTAACTTATAGTAGTTTGATTAATGGATTCTTCAAAGTAGGAAATTTGAAAGATGGGATTTTCCTCTATAAATTGAtgattaaaattggttatgaACCTGATATTACAATTTATGGCGTACTAATAAATGGTCTTTGTAGGAAAGGATTGATGTCTATTGCTCATGGACTCTTCTATCAGGCTCTTATCAAGGGAATTAAACCTAATGTATATACTTTCAACATGCTGATACATGGTTGGTTTAGTGTAAAAAGACTAAGGGATGCTGTGAGGTTGTACTCACAGATGGGCATGTACAATGTAAAAGCAGACATGGTAACCCATACTGTACTTATTAGAGGGCTTGCTGAGCTAGGGATATCAAAGGCTGCATTAGTTTTTTTCTTCCAAACACTAAAGAGGGGTTTCACTCCAGATGCTATAACATATTGCATAATAATTGATAGTTTCTGCAAGCAGAAAAATACATCTGCAGGCTTGTGGATTTTCAAATTGATGCTGCAGAATCAAATACGTCCCGACATTGCTATTTATAATGTTCTCCTAAGTATGTATTTCAAAGAATGTAATCTTGAAGCGGCACTTGGACTTTTCCAGCAGCTAACAGAAAGAGGGCCGGAGCCTGATATTGTAACATATAATACAATGATCTGTGGTTATTGCTCCTTGAGAAGGTTGGATGAGGCAGTTAAACTTTTTAAGAGGCTGCAATGTGGTTGGTATAAACCTAATGCTATCACATTTACAATATTGATTGATGCATACTGTAAAGAGAACAGAATGGATGATGCAATGTTGATGTTTGAAAAAATGGTGGAAAGGGGTCCCGAACCCAATGTTGTAACGTATAGTTGTTTAATAGATGGTTACTTCAAATCTCAAAACTTGGAAAATGCCTTTGACCTTCATGAAGAGATGCTTAAGAAGGTGTCCCCTAATATAGTCAGTTACAGCATCCTCATTGATGGTCTTTGCAAAAGGGGACTAATGGAGAAAGCATCGCTTGCATTTCAATGCGCTCTTGACAGGCGTTTGGTGCCTGATGTTATAGCATATGGGATTTTGATTTGTGGCTACTGCAAGGTTGGAAGATTAGCTGAAGCTATGATGTTGTATGACAAAATGTTAATTAGCGGCATCACACCAGATGATTTGATACAGAGAACAATTGCAGGATATCTTCTTGAATTTCATTAGTTGAAGTATATGTGCAAACAcaggtttttatatatataatctcagTTCTATAGTATTTTTTTGAGTTGGTGTCAGTATCTTGATCTTCTATTTATCTAGTACTACCAATTAGGCAATTTTTGTAGGAAGCTTTAGTAAATGCAGAGATTAGGTCTTGCTTAATTCCATTTTTAAACAGTTTTATTTTCTCTTGTAAAGAATAACGaacagcattttttttttatttttaaaatagcaAATTGTgtgaatatttataaaattgagaGAACATTACcagattttcatttttattacaaagtgccttttttttttttttaatatatatatatattttaacccTCTGGAAAACCGAGTATACAAATGCTAATTTGAAATTCTTGTACTAGATTTAGACCTCATATGAAAATACCGTATCATacttttgattttggttttgcTTTTCAAGTTCATAAAGGATGATGGCATGTGAAGTTTtactttaaacaatatattatattcaaaaaataaaaaaaaataaaaaaatctggcTAGTGAAAATCGAGAACTATGCATGGCATCGATCACCcccttttctttgttgttttaattctttgaatgTTGGAAGCTTTTTTGGCcccaaaattttacttttaattataaGAATAATTTTAGGAGATCAGAATGTAAGCCCCTAAATATTCTCAACCTAACAATATaggtaacatatatatatatatatatatatgtatgtaatctGATTCCTTAAAGCAGATGGTATATTCAATCAGAACGGCTAGTGGTGCTTCATCTGCTATTTCCTGCGATGACTTTGATTTTTTGTATCCCTGCATGCTCTTTGATCCGAGAGTCATCCAAAACTTCAGTTGGACATAGAAGCTGCCGTAAAGGTCAGTCTGCCTTTAACATTAAGTAAAGTGGGGTTTCTTTTAACTCCAAAAGTCATTGAATAATTAAGTCTTGATTCCTGAAGAATGGAAAATTGGTCATTGAAAACAATGATTCTGacttccttcttttcttttttttttttttgttttttttgggtaggtttccattgtctttttttcaatctttgacCACCTGACTTTCGTTTTAgtctataaaaaaaaagcagcttTGAATCATTCCCCTAGTGTGTAATGAAGTAAAAGTCGAAtaaatatttagataatttcAATTTGCGTAGCTAGTGACGCAATGCTGTTTGGACTGACAGAAAATTTTGCATTGCCAGTTGAAAATTAGAAGCTTGTCAATTGCCATAGAGATAAcgttattttctttcaacacCAGTTTAAGAACAAAACCAAGAAACTAAACTCACCAAGCAAAGCTCCTAATTGATGCTATGATACATTTATACCGATCACgatttcaaagaaaacaaaatgcatTTTGTATTTAACTTTTTCCCATTTTCATTTCCAGATTTTGAGCTAATATGATAAATTCCAAACCTATTGACTGTGAGAGATATAACAGCATTGATTTATCTAACTGAAATTTTAAACCAGATTCCATCAAATGCATCTTTTTCTGCCTAGTCTGGTGCATGCCTTGAGAGTCTCCCTCCAAACGACAGCAAGAAATTCAAGGCATCTACCCTGGGCTCTCGCAAAGGCAAACGATCTTCCAACATGGCGACCACTTCTGCCATAGTTGGTCTGAACTCTGGAACCATCTGTACACAACACAATGCCACTCTCACCAACTTCTCAACCTCCTCACTTCTCACTCTACCTTCTAGTCTCTGATCTACCAGCTCCAAATACCTTCTTTGGTTATGCATTTCCAGTGCCATTGCAGGGAAATAAACCCATCCAGGTTCAAGACTCAAAGTAGAGATGGATTCGCCATTTGATCCATTCGCATCTTTGGTAATTCCAGTACTCCTCTGTGTCATCAATGTACAGTTCCTTCTTCCACTCACAATCTCAAGCAAAACCATCCCAAAACTATATACATCAGATTTGTCAGTGATACCTGAACTAGTTAGCCATTCTGGTGCAATATAGCCTCTTGTCCCTCTCATTGTTGTTAACAGCTTGGAGTTATCATGGTGATCTAGCAGCTTTGAGAGCCCGAAATCAGAGATTTTCACTGAACTTTTTTCGCCTAAGAGAATGTTGTCTGGCTTGATGTCACAGTGGATGATCTTGTGTTGGCATTCACTGTGTAAATATGCAAGTCCCTTAGCTGTTCCAATCGCTATTTTCAGTCTCTCATTCCATTGTAGAACCGGACCTGTTCCGAAAAGAGTCCTCTCTAAGGAGCCTCCATTCATAAACTCGTATACTAAAAACCGCAGGTTTCCTTGGATACAAAAGCCTTTCAATCTTACAAGATTGACATGGTGGATGCTTCCAATAATTGCAGTCTCAGTGCAAAATTCCTTCTTCCCTCTGGTTCCAAAGTTTTTGATCTTCTTCACTGCCACTACTGTTTCATCCGGCATAGTACCTCTATATACCATACCAAATCCACCACTTCCTATCTCGGTCTCGAAATTTTCAGTAGCAGAAACAAGTTCTTCGAAATCGAATCTTACGGGTAAGCCTGGTATAGAAATTATATTAAGCtcagatgatgatgataatgaattTTGACGGTCCAGAATCATGGCGTCTTCTAGCTTTGAAGGCCTAGCTTTTCTTAGCCAGAGAATTGCTATGCCTATGATAGTGAGCAAGAAGAAAAACCCAAATAAAGGTATTAACACCATGGCCACCATTGGGAATTTATCTTCCTTCTTTGTAAATGTGTTCTTGGTGGAAGAAGCTGAAGAAGTCTTTATGTACCCTATACGATCCTCTCTG includes the following:
- the LOC107435355 gene encoding uncharacterized protein LOC107435355, whose amino-acid sequence is MGLSSSARIPLFLALSSFRHRPCISITNPCHIHHRFQFSSPGKCKLNLQRSRAKKVTSKVNCNLLKVEDDINDEACELVYGVELSIGEGDDNIQAHLFKAVKNNNETGLLLLSDIFGFEDTATRDFAYRVACNGYNVLLPDLFRGDPWAKNRPKTLFEEWIAKQDPQRIAKDISTSTNWMIEEFLAAGISKKLGLIGFCFGGGKVIEVLARDQGTHFGIGVSFYGTRMDLSVASNIKVPVLFISGDDDPLCPVTVLKDAEKRIGRGSRVEIFQGRGHGFVHRPESPEEDGDAERAFVMMRNWLHDGLVAKNSEIVNPL
- the LOC107435575 gene encoding putative pentatricopeptide repeat-containing protein At1g31840 — its product is MIFSCFRPKLPILTLTYRSLILSSLCNHFSTFSPISSSSSLIRHISNAFLHGNFKLLDPSLISQLQTNHLHHVLLALRTNPISAIRFFEWSRRCLGLHHTPSSYCGLLHVLLRHRMFGPARQVFDEMVGEFGTNFDVSRLFFEGFKIYGPGYCDICSFFIDSCFRNKMIALSVDTFKHVSKLGIPISSSTLFRMLGSLVGSNCLDEILDVYGDMGRVVKGEHHCVYGFVVDGFLNKGEVEMALNFHQGVVERGFMLDIVACNKVLKSLCNKNQIAVADDLFDKILRVGPTPNVVTFSVLISAYCKDTKLEEAFQLYKLMVARGIKPDLIVYSILIDGFFRAGKLEEGHEILSVASDSGIKLDVVIFSSIMDAHVRNGDFEKVLDIYKTMLKEGISPNIVSYSILIKGFCEDGKIMEACGIWGQILKRGFTPSILTYSSLINGFFKVGNLKDGIFLYKLMIKIGYEPDITIYGVLINGLCRKGLMSIAHGLFYQALIKGIKPNVYTFNMLIHGWFSVKRLRDAVRLYSQMGMYNVKADMVTHTVLIRGLAELGISKAALVFFFQTLKRGFTPDAITYCIIIDSFCKQKNTSAGLWIFKLMLQNQIRPDIAIYNVLLSMYFKECNLEAALGLFQQLTERGPEPDIVTYNTMICGYCSLRRLDEAVKLFKRLQCGWYKPNAITFTILIDAYCKENRMDDAMLMFEKMVERGPEPNVVTYSCLIDGYFKSQNLENAFDLHEEMLKKVSPNIVSYSILIDGLCKRGLMEKASLAFQCALDRRLVPDVIAYGILICGYCKVGRLAEAMMLYDKMLISGITPDDLIQRTIAGYLLEFH
- the LOC107435357 gene encoding G-type lectin S-receptor-like serine/threonine-protein kinase At5g35370; this translates as MESLFLFSSFASLATFTFCCFAFLPSFIASSYPIFKHSIYPNFTASHLQFVDYNGAFLGSVNGTFMASIIGLSQSPLSYYLSIIHKSTNTIIWTHNPSTPISESSTLLLTINGLFITDASNNLIWSTPPFNSPVRALQLLETGNLILVDNRNVSLWESFNHPTDTIVMGQNLDVGRSLYAPAGPTNLSTGDYRLTLSDKDLIFQWRDQTYWMLSMETNAFKHSNEPLSYMAMNSTGLNLLGDDGSLVFQVNLNFSSFRIAKLGSDGRFRIMSFIGEKWVEEFVGPEEYCRVPSACGQLGLCNIHEASCSCPPGFDRRSDDKVGCVPTDDSLSLPIGCNPSGNLNSTSISYVKLEDWMDYFSNDLAEPVKRSVNLSICQDLCSMNCSCLGFFYGNYSGVCYLLENYLGSIMSKSTREDRIGYIKTSSASSTKNTFTKKEDKFPMVAMVLIPLFGFFFLLTIIGIAILWLRKARPSKLEDAMILDRQNSLSSSSELNIISIPGLPVRFDFEELVSATENFETEIGSGGFGMVYRGTMPDETVVAVKKIKNFGTRGKKEFCTETAIIGSIHHVNLVRLKGFCIQGNLRFLVYEFMNGGSLERTLFGTGPVLQWNERLKIAIGTAKGLAYLHSECQHKIIHCDIKPDNILLGEKSSVKISDFGLSKLLDHHDNSKLLTTMRGTRGYIAPEWLTSSGITDKSDVYSFGMVLLEIVSGRRNCTLMTQRSTGITKDANGSNGESISTLSLEPGWVYFPAMALEMHNQRRYLELVDQRLEGRVRSEEVEKLVRVALCCVQMVPEFRPTMAEVVAMLEDRLPLREPRVDALNFLLSFGGRLSRHAPD